In Etheostoma cragini isolate CJK2018 chromosome 9, CSU_Ecrag_1.0, whole genome shotgun sequence, the following are encoded in one genomic region:
- the foxd3 gene encoding forkhead box protein D3: MTLSGGSERASEMSGQTVLTAEDVDIDVVGEGDEDGMERVDSDCESPVGGILHDLRGEAGEEDDEIEVEKEEMRSGGGSPCCESSGEGETGTGKGEGQDQSATGGGLQKPKNSLVKPPYSYIALITMSILQSPQKKLTLSGICEFISSRFPYYREKFPAWQNSIRHNLSLNDCFVKIPREPGNPGKGNYWTLDPASEDMFDNGSFLRRRKRFKRVQPDMLRDQTALMMQSFGAYSLGGPYGRHYGIHPAYSHPAALQYPYIPPVGTMLPPGVPLLSSAELNRKAFNSHLSPSLQLQLNSLSTASMIKSEPANRPSFSIENIIGVSSASSVSPGAAFLRPPVTVQSALLSAQSLSLSRSSAAIGPILSVPSNLLSGHVLPSAAAAAAAAVSKWPSQ; this comes from the coding sequence ATGACCCTGTCTGGAGGCAGCGAAAGAGCCAGCGAGATGTCCGGCCAAACTGTGCTTACAGCGGAGGACGTGGATATCGACGTGGTGGGCGAGGGAGACGAGGATGGCATGGAGAGGGTGGACAGTGACTGCGAGAGCCCGGTGGGAGGCATCCTGCACGACCTCCGAGGAGAAGCAGGCGAGGAGGACGATGAGATCgaggtggagaaggaggagatgaGGTCCGGTGGAGGGAGTCCGTGCTGTGAGAGCTCCGGGGAGGGAGAGACGGGCACCGGAAAGGGAGAGGGTCAAGACCAGAGCGCAACGGGAGGTGGGCTCCAGAAGCCCAAAAACAGTCTGGTAAAGCCGCCATACTCCTACATCGCCCTCATCACCATGTCCATCCTCCAGAGCCCGCAGAAAAAGCTCACCCTCAGCGGGATCTGCGAGTTCATCAGCAGCCGTTTCCCGTATTACCGAGAAAAGTTCCCGGCGTGGCAAAACTCCATTCGCCACAACTTGTCCCTCAACGACTGCTTTGTGAAAATCCCCCGGGAACCTGGCAACCCCGGCAAGGGCAACTACTGGACACTGGATCCCGCTTCGGAGGACATGTTCGACAACGGCAGCTTCctcaggaggaggaaaaggtttAAGAGAGTTCAGCCGGACATGCTCAGGGACCAGACTGCTCTAATGATGCAAAGTTTCGGTGCGTACAGCCTTGGGGGCCCGTACGGGCGGCACTACGGGATCCACCCGGCTTATTCCCATCCGGCGGCTTTGCAGTACCCGTACATCCCCCCTGTAGGTACCATGCTGCCCCCGGGCGTCCCTCTCCTGTCCTCGGCGGAGCTGAACAGAAAAGCGTTTAACTCCCATCTCAGCCCGAGCCTTCAACTTCAGCTCAACAGTCTGAGCACAGCGTCCATGATCAAATCCGAGCCTGCGAACAGACCGTCTTTTAGTATAGAGAACATCATCGGGGTGTCCAGCGCCTCCTCGGTCTCACCGGGCGCTGCTTTCCTGCGACCTCCGGTGACCGTTCAGTCGGCCCTGCTGAGCGCGCAGTCCCTCTCTCTGAGCCGGTCCTCCGCCGCTATCGGTCCCATCCTCAGTGTACCGTCCAATCTCCTTTCTGGACATGTTTTACCCTCAGCAGctgcggcggcggcggcggcagtGTCCAAATGGCCTTCACAATGA
- the alg6 gene encoding dolichyl pyrophosphate Man9GlcNAc2 alpha-1,3-glucosyltransferase codes for MQTWSLVSMCVLLGIVVRWGVSLNSYSGAGKPPMFGDYEAQRHWQEVTYNLPLQEWYFNTSDNDLNYWGLDYPPLTAYHSLVCAYVAKTINPEWVDLHKSRGYESPAHKLFMRATVLVADLLIYIPAVVLYCLYLTDGSTKKKVCTVFCFLLYPGLILIDYGHFQYNGVSLGFALWGILALGLGWDALGSLAFCLALNYKQMELYHALPFFCYLLGKSVKLGLMGRGLFLLARIAATVLVTFALCWLPFLSDPGNTMQVVRRIFPVARGLFEDKVANTWCSLNILIKIRSILSSDSQIYISCACTLLAVLPSCIRLLMKPTFWQFKLALVNSSLAFFLFSYQVHEKSILLAALPVCLLLNDLPFMVIWFLQASTFSMLPLFLKDGLLVPYAVTSLAFLFFSIYLLSALERCSEEELRLGAYRKLLFYLPKLDLAWIVRVKFYISVLAMAGLSVMTVALVPPTHLPDLFPVLVSSTAFLHFLGTFIYFNIVQFSEPPSRKSQKKND; via the exons ATGCAAACGTGGAGTCTCGTATCGATGTGTGTGTTGCTAGGCATTGTTGTGAGATGGGGCGTTTCGTTAAATTCCTATTCAG GGGCGGGGAAACCTCCAATGTTTGGCGATTATGAAGCTCAAAGGCACTGGCAAGAAGTAACCTACAACCTCCCTCTCCAGGAATG GTACTTTAACACCAGTGACAATGACTTGAACTACTGGGGTCTTGACTACCCGCCTCTCACTGCTTACCACAGCCTGGTCTGTGCCTATGT GGCCAAAACAATAAACCCTGAATGGGTGGATCTCCACAAATCTAGAGGTTATGAGAGTCCAGCGCACAAGTTATTCATGAGAGCTACAG TCCTGGTGGCAGATTTGTTGATATACATCCCTGCTGTGGTTTTATACTGTTTATACCTCACTGATggatccacaaaaaaaaag gTTTGCACTGTGTTCTGCTTCCTTCTATACCCAGGCCTAATTCTCATTGACTATGGTCATTTCCA GTACAATGGAGTGAGTCTGGGCTTTGCCCTGTGGGGGATTCTGGCTCTGGGTCTGGGCTGGGATGCGTTGGGCTCACTGGCCTTTTGCCTGGCTCTCAACTACAAACAGATGGAGCTGTACCATGCTCTGCCTTTCTTCTGCTACCTGCTGGGAAAGAGTGTCAAACTGGGCTTGATGGGGCGAGG ACTTTTCCTGTTGGCAAGAATTGCTGCAACAGTGTTGGTGACTTTTGCCCTCTGCTGGCTGCCCTTCCTGTCTGACCCCGGTAACACCATGCAGGTGGTCAGGAGGATCTTTCCCGTGGCTCGCGGCCTGTTTGAG gataaGGTGGCTAACACATGGTGCAGCTTGAACATCCTGATAAAGATCAGATCCATTCTGTCCAGTGACTCCCAGATCTACATCAG ttgTGCTTGCACTCTCCTGGCAGTCCTACCTTCCTGCATCCGACTTCTGATGAAGCCCACCTTCTGGCAGTTTAAACTGGCCTTG GTCAATTCATCTCTGgcctttttcctcttctcctaTCAAGTCCATGAGAAGTCCATCCTCTTGGCTGCCTT gCCTGTCTGCCTTCTGCTGAATGATCTCCCCTTTATGGTTATCTGGTTCCTGCAGGCCTCTACTTTCAG CATGCTGCCTCTGTTTCTGAAGGACGGTCTGCTGGTGCCCTATGCTGTGACCTCGCTGGCCTTCCTCTTCTTTAGCATCTATCTCCTGTCTGCACTGGAGCGCTGTTCAGAGGAGGAGCTGAGACTGGGAGCCTACCGCAAGCTGTTGTTCTACCTACCCAAACTGGACCTGGCCTGGATTGTAAGAGTGAAG TTCTACATCAGCGTCTTAGCCATGGCTGGTCTGAGTGTCATGACTGTAGCTCTGGTTCCTCCAACACATCTGCCCGACCTGTTTCCTGTGTTGGTCTCTTCTACtgcttttctgcacttcttagGAACATTTATATACTTCAACATTGTCCAGTTCAGCGAGCCACCCAGCAGAAAGAGCCAGAAGAAGAACGACTGA